The following are from one region of the Oryzias latipes chromosome 12, ASM223467v1 genome:
- the plpp1 gene encoding phospholipid phosphatase 1 isoform X1 — protein sequence MFEARGIPFVLLDVVCLVLGGLPLAVFNLGKIRPYQVGFFCSDDSIRYPFHPSTITSTVLYTVGFVLPISCMIIGECLLVYLNRLHSKSCFGSYVARVYKAVGTFLFGAAMSQSLTDIAKYSIGRLRPHFLDVCKPDWTRINCSLGVYIENFTCTGDAKMVNEGRLSFYSGHSSFSMYCMLFLALYLQARLQVQWARLLRPTLQFFLIAASVYTGLSRVSDYKHHWSDVLTGLLQGALMALLVVFFVSDFFKVRPDSRKEAEIPHSTLQETPTSGNHFESPN from the exons ATGTTTGAGGCGAGAGGAATCCCTTTTGTGCTGCTCGACGTAGTCTGCCTCGTTCTCG GAGGTCTGCCTCTGGCAGTCTTTAACCTCGGTAAGATCCGCCCTTATCAGGTGGGCTTTTTCTGTAGCGATGACAGCATCAGGTACCCCTTCCACCCCAGCACAATCACCTCCACGGTGCTCTACACTGTGGGCTTCGTCCTCCCCATTAGCTGC ATGATCATTGGCGAGTGCCTTCTGGTTTACCTGAACCGCCTCCACTCAAAGTCCTGCTTCGGCAGCTATGTTGCCCGCGTTTACAAAGCCGTCGGCACTTTCCTCTTTGGTGCCGCCATGAGTCAGTCTCTGACAGACATCGCCAAATATTCCATCGGACGGCTGAGGCCTCACTTCCTGGATGTGTGCAAACCTGACTGGACACGGATCAACTGCTCCCTGGGGGTTTATattgaaaacttcacctgcaccgGAGACGCCAAAATGGTCAACGAGGGGAG GTTGTCCTTCTACTCGGGACACTCCTCCTTCTCCATGTACTGCATGCTGTTTCTGGCT CTTTATCTGCAGGCTCGGCTCCAGGTTCAGTGGGCGCGGCTGCTCAGACCAACCCTGCAATTCTTCCTCATCGCTGCTTCCGTGTACACGGGACTCTCGAGGGTGTCCGATTACAAACACCACTGGAGCGACGTGCTGACCGGACTCCTGCAGGGGGCGCTGATGGCTCTGCTGGTG gtcttcTTCGTCTCAGACTTCTTCAAAGTGCGTCCAGACTCCCGTAAGGAGGCGGAGATCCCTCACAGCACTCTGCAGGAAACGCCCACCAGCGGAAACCACTTTGAGAGTCCCAACTAA
- the plpp1 gene encoding phospholipid phosphatase 1 isoform X2, protein MFEARGIPFVLLDVVCLVLVGLPFAILNLRHKPFRRGFYCNDDTIKYPFKEDTISYQLLGAVMIPVTILIMIIGECLLVYLNRLHSKSCFGSYVARVYKAVGTFLFGAAMSQSLTDIAKYSIGRLRPHFLDVCKPDWTRINCSLGVYIENFTCTGDAKMVNEGRLSFYSGHSSFSMYCMLFLALYLQARLQVQWARLLRPTLQFFLIAASVYTGLSRVSDYKHHWSDVLTGLLQGALMALLVVFFVSDFFKVRPDSRKEAEIPHSTLQETPTSGNHFESPN, encoded by the exons ATGTTTGAGGCGAGAGGAATCCCTTTTGTGCTGCTCGACGTAGTCTGCCTCGTTCTCG TTGGACTCCCGTTTGCGATTCTCAATTTGAGGCACAAGCCTTTTCGCCGGGGCTTTTACTGTAATGATGATACTATCAAGTACCCGTTTAAAGAGGACACCATTTCCTATCAGTTATTAGGAGCCGTTATGATTCCCGTCACAATACTCATT ATGATCATTGGCGAGTGCCTTCTGGTTTACCTGAACCGCCTCCACTCAAAGTCCTGCTTCGGCAGCTATGTTGCCCGCGTTTACAAAGCCGTCGGCACTTTCCTCTTTGGTGCCGCCATGAGTCAGTCTCTGACAGACATCGCCAAATATTCCATCGGACGGCTGAGGCCTCACTTCCTGGATGTGTGCAAACCTGACTGGACACGGATCAACTGCTCCCTGGGGGTTTATattgaaaacttcacctgcaccgGAGACGCCAAAATGGTCAACGAGGGGAG GTTGTCCTTCTACTCGGGACACTCCTCCTTCTCCATGTACTGCATGCTGTTTCTGGCT CTTTATCTGCAGGCTCGGCTCCAGGTTCAGTGGGCGCGGCTGCTCAGACCAACCCTGCAATTCTTCCTCATCGCTGCTTCCGTGTACACGGGACTCTCGAGGGTGTCCGATTACAAACACCACTGGAGCGACGTGCTGACCGGACTCCTGCAGGGGGCGCTGATGGCTCTGCTGGTG gtcttcTTCGTCTCAGACTTCTTCAAAGTGCGTCCAGACTCCCGTAAGGAGGCGGAGATCCCTCACAGCACTCTGCAGGAAACGCCCACCAGCGGAAACCACTTTGAGAGTCCCAACTAA